GACGGAAGAGTTGAAGCGTTTaaacaacttgagaaagcaaaagaacTCCATGAATGGtgttcttccaacttcagtAGTAGCTGGAACTTCATTGTCAAGTAATGGAGACTTAGCAACAGCAGGgagatcttcttcattcacACCAGATCTTCTTAAGCCGTTAAAAGCTTCTACTCTCTTTGATCCAGATGGGGACCAAGATATCGTAATTGACATTCTTGGTGAAGACAACACAATTGGTGGTAACTTGGTTTCTGCCGATAACAACGCTCTCACCAGTGAGGATATCGACATCTTTATGGAAGAGAACGATTTCCTCAACCGACTTATACTTAACGACGATGTAGACAACGTAGGAATTCCTCCTAACGctgacttgttgaaggagcAAGAGAGCAGTCTCCGGGTCAAGATCCACGACAAGAACGAGCCGGTTGTCCAGGattcgttgttgaagaagaagctgaagttgaactgTGGCTTCTGTACGAACGATACTCCCTGCCTTTGTTTTGATGCTGACTTTGACATCGGCATTTTGAGGCATTAGTGTAATGAATAACGGTGTATATAATATTTATTGGATGGGACATTGTGATCTATGAGTAAAGGCAATAGCTGTAGATATGAGCGAGCGATTTGTAAGAGATTTCACTTAAGCAACTATATGAAATCACATCTTTTTGTTACTATAAACTATAAACCATAAACTATCATCCTATCGTTAATGTGATATTCTAGTACCTCATGTAGGCGATTTATTTCTTAGAGGACGAAATCAGAACCGTCACTATATTGTGACAGATCTAAATGTTTCTATAGAAAAGTGTTTCATTGTGCTTTTGCATTAACCATGCTAGtatataaataaataaGAGAATATGTATGATTCAGAGTAATGCGGGAGTCTGGTTTAAGGAAGACTCATTATGATAAGATGAACGAATCTGAACTGAATGAATGAACTGATATAAAGATGAAGCTAAATGAAACATCACACTGCTGTATcacttcttgaagatataGAATATCATCTATCATTTGCATCTTTGCAATTTATTCACAACTTACAATCTTCTATCATCTTGTCCAGACTAGAACAAGCCTAAAAGAAAGCCAAGTAGGAGCCGAAGACGGCAGTAACAGCTAATACAGCGTAACCAGTTCTGTAGACACCGGGAATGGACAATTCCTTACCGAAATCCCAGACCAAGTGTCTGATACCGTTACCGAAATGAAAAGCGAATGGGTAAGCCATAAGAGCCTTGGCTGATAACTTGACAGCGACAGGCAAAGAAGCGAAAACGCCAACCAAAACAGAAGCATCGAAAGGAATGTTCAAGATAGAAGTGGCAGCGTATCCA
This Scheffersomyces stipitis CBS 6054 chromosome 3, complete sequence DNA region includes the following protein-coding sequences:
- the SDH6 gene encoding succinate dehydrogenase (succinate dehydrogenase (ubiquinone) cytochrome b subunit precursor (SDH3)~go_component membrane~go_function succinate dehydrogenase activity~go_process tricarboxylic acid cycle; electron transport), whose amino-acid sequence is MSASRLSAARVLLARSVSTVKASHDQENEILIAQRKNRPVSPHLTIYQPQLTMVLSSFHRITGVAMAGAFYALTCGYAATSILNIPFDASVLVGVFASLPVAVKLSAKALMAYPFAFHFGNGIRHLVWDFGKELSIPGVYRTGYAVLAVTAVFGSYLAFF